In Fibrobacter sp. UWB10, one DNA window encodes the following:
- the urtA gene encoding urea ABC transporter substrate-binding protein — translation MGCEDSKESTTVKKESETVKVGLLHSLTGPMAISEKSVRDAEVLAIEQINKAGGVLGKQIVFVEEDGASEPSTFATKAEKLIDIEKVATVFGCWTSSSRKAVKPIFEEYKSLLWYPVQYEGMEMSPNIVYTGAAPNQQIVPAIEYLISKGYKKLFLLGSDYVFPRTANMIINAQAKAAGVAVVGEEYADMDQTDFAAIIAKIEAAKPDVIVNTLNGTGNVSFFKQMSEKNYSSKEYMTMSFSIAEEEVAAIGPAILKGHLVSWNYYQTTSTPENEAFVAAYKAKFGEKRVTSDPAEAAYDAVYLWAEAVKVAKSFEVDAILTALKSGTISFKAPEGVVTVDGKSQHLSKPVRVGEVAEDGLIKEVYATAGPVAPDPYLTTYDWAVKAGLQPLN, via the coding sequence ATGGGCTGTGAAGACAGCAAGGAAAGTACAACTGTCAAGAAGGAGAGCGAAACCGTCAAGGTGGGCTTGCTTCACTCCCTCACCGGTCCCATGGCCATCAGCGAAAAGTCAGTCCGCGATGCAGAAGTCTTGGCTATCGAACAGATCAACAAGGCCGGTGGCGTTCTTGGCAAGCAGATTGTTTTTGTTGAAGAAGACGGCGCTTCTGAACCGTCCACTTTCGCAACCAAGGCTGAAAAGCTGATCGACATCGAAAAGGTTGCTACTGTATTCGGCTGCTGGACTTCTTCTTCCCGTAAGGCTGTAAAGCCCATTTTCGAAGAATACAAGTCCCTGCTTTGGTATCCGGTGCAGTACGAAGGCATGGAAATGTCTCCCAACATCGTCTACACGGGTGCAGCACCTAACCAGCAGATCGTTCCGGCTATCGAGTACCTGATTTCCAAGGGTTACAAGAAGCTGTTCCTTTTGGGTTCCGACTACGTGTTCCCCCGCACCGCGAACATGATCATCAACGCTCAGGCTAAGGCTGCAGGCGTTGCCGTGGTGGGCGAAGAATACGCCGATATGGATCAGACCGATTTCGCAGCCATCATCGCAAAGATTGAAGCCGCAAAGCCCGATGTCATCGTGAACACCTTGAACGGTACCGGCAACGTTTCTTTCTTCAAGCAGATGTCCGAAAAGAACTACTCCAGCAAGGAATACATGACGATGTCCTTCTCCATTGCTGAAGAAGAAGTGGCTGCCATCGGCCCTGCCATTCTCAAGGGTCACCTGGTTTCCTGGAACTACTACCAGACGACTTCTACTCCTGAAAACGAAGCCTTCGTTGCCGCTTACAAGGCAAAGTTCGGTGAAAAGCGCGTAACTTCTGATCCGGCTGAAGCGGCATACGATGCAGTTTATCTGTGGGCAGAAGCTGTGAAGGTCGCCAAGAGCTTCGAAGTGGATGCAATCCTTACCGCACTCAAGTCTGGAACAATTTCCTTCAAGGCTCCGGAAGGCGTCGTGACGGTTGACGGCAAGTCTCAGCACCTCTCCAAGCCGGTCCGCGTGGGTGAAGTTGCCGAAGACGGCTTGATCAAGGAAGTGTATGCTACCGCTGGCCCCGTGGCCCCGGATCCGTACCTGACGACCTACGATTGGGCGGTAAAGGCCGGTCTCCAGCCGCTGAACTAA
- the urtB gene encoding urea ABC transporter permease subunit UrtB, whose amino-acid sequence MEQTINILFNGLSLSSIILLTSLGLAITFGVMRVINMAHGEFVMIGAYTTFVVQQLFSKFLPESIGGLYYFVAIAAAFGVAFGLGSLLEKFVISRLYGREIDTLLATWGISLILQQGARSIFGSQGVNVNAPAFLSGGITLGECTFSYNRIFIILLVTLCMGAVWLVMYKSNFGCQMRAVMQNRPMAQCMGINSRKVDNVTFAMGSGFAGIAGCSVALLGSIDSTVGQSYIVNSFMAVVLGGVGNLAGTVIGSSIIGISSIFTENYTSSTIAKAVVLLIVIVFLQKRPQGLFVIKSRNLD is encoded by the coding sequence TTGGAACAAACCATCAACATCCTTTTTAACGGTTTAAGCCTCAGCTCCATTATTTTGTTGACCTCCTTAGGCCTTGCCATTACCTTTGGCGTAATGCGCGTCATTAACATGGCCCATGGCGAATTCGTCATGATAGGTGCCTACACGACGTTTGTGGTTCAACAGCTTTTCTCAAAGTTCCTGCCCGAATCAATCGGCGGTCTTTACTACTTCGTAGCTATTGCAGCTGCATTCGGCGTTGCATTCGGCCTAGGAAGCCTCCTGGAAAAATTTGTGATTTCCAGACTTTATGGTCGTGAAATCGATACCCTTTTGGCCACATGGGGCATCAGCCTGATTTTGCAACAGGGAGCCCGTTCCATCTTTGGTTCCCAGGGCGTAAACGTTAATGCCCCCGCCTTCCTCAGCGGCGGTATCACTCTTGGAGAATGTACTTTCTCCTACAACAGAATTTTCATTATCCTACTGGTGACCCTTTGCATGGGCGCTGTTTGGCTCGTCATGTACAAGTCTAATTTCGGCTGCCAGATGCGCGCTGTGATGCAGAACCGTCCCATGGCTCAATGCATGGGTATCAACTCCCGTAAGGTGGACAACGTCACCTTCGCCATGGGTTCCGGATTCGCTGGCATTGCAGGCTGCTCCGTAGCCCTCTTGGGTTCCATCGACTCCACCGTTGGCCAAAGCTACATCGTCAACTCCTTTATGGCTGTAGTGCTTGGGGGCGTTGGCAACTTGGCCGGTACTGTCATCGGTTCCAGCATTATCGGCATCAGTTCCATCTTTACTGAAAACTACACCTCTTCCACTATTGCAAAGGCTGTAGTACTTCTTATCGTCATTGTGTTCTTGCAAAAGAGACCCCAAGGCTTGTTTGTTATCAAGAGCAGAAATTTGGATTAA
- the urtC gene encoding urea ABC transporter permease subunit UrtC gives MKALKLFERHGSNVTFGIIVFILAMMPVLLMLGVVSSGSTILFLGKCISFAIVAIGIDLIWGYTGILSLGHGLYFALGGYAMAMYLKMQATGGQITDFMHIGGLTELPFVWEFFTLSPGSLLFVVIAPATVAWIVGYFIFKNRVKGVYFSIISQALTWAACSLFIAMSPYTNGNVGITEIKSIFGSIKGSANQGNMFLLFYAALITLVVIYALSKFLVERKFGKVLIAIRDGENRTYFSGYPVSRYKTFIYVLSAAFAGIAGAIFVNFNGCITPSQMTITYSIGMVIWVAIGGRGTIIGAVIGAFFINICEYNLSSGSTVEVWQYIIGILFCATILFFKGGIVGLVQDKAPKIIAKIRTGKVKA, from the coding sequence ATGAAGGCTTTAAAACTATTCGAAAGACACGGATCCAACGTTACTTTTGGGATTATCGTTTTTATCCTGGCCATGATGCCTGTGCTCCTGATGCTGGGCGTGGTCAGCAGCGGTTCCACCATTTTGTTCCTGGGCAAGTGCATTAGCTTTGCCATCGTAGCCATCGGTATCGATTTGATCTGGGGCTATACTGGAATTTTGAGCCTTGGTCACGGCTTGTATTTTGCCTTGGGCGGATATGCCATGGCCATGTACCTGAAAATGCAGGCTACCGGCGGACAGATTACGGACTTTATGCACATCGGCGGTTTGACAGAATTGCCTTTTGTCTGGGAGTTTTTCACCCTTTCTCCGGGTAGCTTGCTCTTTGTTGTTATCGCCCCCGCAACTGTTGCATGGATCGTGGGCTACTTCATTTTCAAGAACCGCGTGAAAGGCGTTTATTTTTCCATTATTTCCCAGGCGCTGACTTGGGCCGCATGTTCCCTGTTTATCGCTATGTCCCCCTACACCAACGGTAACGTGGGCATCACCGAAATCAAGTCCATTTTCGGTAGCATCAAGGGCAGTGCAAACCAAGGAAATATGTTCCTGCTTTTTTACGCCGCTCTTATTACTTTAGTTGTAATTTACGCTCTTTCCAAATTCCTGGTGGAACGTAAATTCGGCAAGGTTTTGATCGCTATTCGCGACGGTGAAAACAGAACTTATTTCTCCGGTTATCCTGTAAGCCGCTACAAGACTTTCATCTACGTTCTTTCTGCAGCTTTCGCAGGCATTGCCGGCGCTATCTTCGTGAACTTTAACGGATGTATCACTCCTTCCCAGATGACGATTACCTACTCCATAGGCATGGTAATCTGGGTGGCCATCGGCGGCCGCGGAACCATTATCGGTGCTGTGATTGGAGCTTTTTTCATTAACATCTGCGAATACAACTTGAGCTCCGGTAGTACCGTAGAAGTTTGGCAGTACATTATCGGCATTCTGTTTTGTGCCACCATTCTGTTCTTTAAGGGAGGCATCGTCGGACTTGTTCAAGATAAGGCTCCCAAAATCATTGCAAAAATTCGCACCGGCAAGGTGAAGGCTTAA
- the urtD gene encoding urea ABC transporter ATP-binding protein UrtD, which produces MSYEIVSKEELHAKIEKVEPVKQLCPFVLEIDHISVCFDGFYALHNVHTKVKRNDIHFFIGPNGAGKTTLLDIICSKTKPTSGCVVFHPMYKDPVILTGMKEYKIVWLGIGRKFQVPSVFVNLTVEENMILSLKKGKRIVDAILRKPKKEEMDHIEETLQKVGLADKRNWRAGSLAHGEKQWLEIAMQLVQKPEVIMLDEPAAGMGKPETFKTGEILKEIKKECTVIVIEHDMDFVKQIADKVTVLHEGKILMEGGVKEVLADPTVQKVYLGRGGE; this is translated from the coding sequence ATGTCCTACGAAATCGTTTCGAAAGAAGAACTGCATGCAAAGATCGAAAAAGTTGAACCCGTCAAACAGCTTTGTCCCTTTGTTCTTGAAATCGACCATATCTCTGTCTGCTTTGATGGCTTTTACGCCTTGCACAATGTTCATACCAAGGTTAAGAGAAATGACATTCATTTCTTTATTGGTCCTAACGGTGCAGGCAAAACCACTTTGCTGGATATTATCTGTTCCAAGACAAAGCCCACCAGCGGCTGCGTGGTTTTCCACCCGATGTACAAGGATCCCGTGATCTTGACGGGTATGAAGGAATACAAGATTGTCTGGCTTGGAATAGGCAGGAAATTCCAAGTGCCTTCTGTGTTTGTCAACTTGACTGTGGAAGAAAACATGATTCTCTCTTTGAAAAAAGGCAAGAGAATTGTGGATGCCATTCTTCGCAAGCCCAAGAAGGAAGAAATGGACCACATTGAAGAAACCTTGCAGAAGGTTGGTCTTGCCGACAAACGCAATTGGCGTGCCGGTTCCTTGGCTCATGGCGAAAAGCAATGGCTTGAAATCGCTATGCAGCTGGTGCAAAAACCGGAAGTCATTATGTTGGACGAGCCCGCCGCAGGCATGGGCAAGCCCGAGACTTTCAAGACCGGCGAAATCTTGAAGGAAATCAAGAAAGAATGCACCGTTATCGTTATTGAACACGATATGGATTTTGTCAAGCAGATTGCAGACAAAGTAACTGTTCTTCACGAAGGGAAAATTCTGATGGAAGGCGGTGTGAAAGAAGTGCTAGCTGATCCCACCGTACAAAAGGTTTACTTGGGTCGCGGTGGCGAATAG
- the urtE gene encoding urea ABC transporter ATP-binding subunit UrtE, whose product MLYLKNMDSYYGESKVIEGLSLDIPKGKIVSLIGRNGVGKSTTLKSIMGLVKTGPETSLLFDGKEIAGLPAYERVRRGIGYVPQGRDIFPQMTVLENLELGVQPKLGRGEKVGKNKIPEYLYDLFPILPKFAKRRGGDLSGGQQQQLAIARALVQDPKILILDEPTEGIQPSIINDIGRAIRKINEWKGITVLLVEQYLDFVMENSHYINIMEKGNIIFHKETSLCEKAKVQKLMTD is encoded by the coding sequence ATGCTTTACTTGAAAAACATGGATTCTTATTACGGTGAAAGTAAGGTCATCGAAGGCCTCTCTCTGGATATTCCCAAGGGAAAGATTGTCAGCCTTATCGGCCGTAACGGCGTTGGCAAAAGCACTACTTTGAAGAGCATTATGGGCTTGGTCAAGACCGGTCCCGAAACATCCCTCCTTTTTGACGGCAAGGAAATTGCCGGCTTGCCTGCATACGAACGCGTTCGCCGCGGCATCGGCTATGTTCCCCAGGGCCGCGATATCTTCCCGCAGATGACTGTTCTTGAAAACTTGGAGTTGGGCGTGCAACCTAAACTTGGCCGCGGCGAGAAAGTGGGCAAGAACAAGATTCCCGAATACTTGTACGATTTGTTCCCTATTCTTCCTAAGTTTGCCAAACGCAGGGGCGGAGATCTTTCTGGAGGCCAGCAGCAGCAACTTGCCATCGCCCGCGCCTTGGTGCAGGATCCTAAAATCTTGATTTTGGACGAGCCCACCGAAGGTATTCAGCCCTCCATCATTAACGACATTGGCCGCGCCATTCGCAAGATTAACGAATGGAAAGGCATTACCGTATTGCTGGTGGAACAGTACCTGGATTTTGTCATGGAAAATAGCCACTACATCAACATTATGGAAAAGGGCAACATCATTTTCCACAAGGAAACTTCCCTTTGCGAAAAGGCTAAAGTCCAGAAACTGATGACGGATTAA
- the ureA gene encoding urease subunit gamma encodes MHLTPRETEKLMLHYAGIVASERLQRGLKLNYPEAIAYISSKLLELARDGKSVADLMSEGRKMLSADQVLDGVAEMIHEVQLEATFPDGTKLVTVHDPIPTTGKIIPGEVLVEDGFIELNVGKKTIILDVTNTADRPVQVGSHFHFFEVNKKLDFDRTAAYGMRLDIPAGTAVRFEPGETKTVNLVEIGGSREGHGLNGLVEGLMDDEKIKSAALDRASAEKFAGA; translated from the coding sequence ATGCATTTAACTCCCAGAGAAACTGAAAAGCTGATGCTGCATTACGCAGGAATCGTTGCAAGCGAAAGGTTACAGCGAGGTTTAAAGCTTAACTATCCCGAGGCTATCGCCTACATTTCTAGCAAACTATTGGAACTGGCCCGCGACGGCAAATCTGTTGCAGACTTGATGTCAGAAGGCCGCAAGATGCTCTCCGCAGATCAGGTTCTTGATGGCGTTGCAGAAATGATTCACGAAGTCCAGCTGGAAGCTACTTTCCCCGATGGCACCAAGCTTGTCACCGTACACGATCCCATTCCCACCACCGGAAAAATCATTCCCGGCGAAGTCCTTGTGGAAGACGGGTTCATCGAATTGAACGTCGGCAAGAAAACCATCATTTTGGACGTCACCAATACCGCGGATCGCCCTGTTCAGGTAGGTTCCCACTTCCATTTCTTCGAAGTCAACAAGAAATTGGATTTTGATCGCACGGCCGCCTACGGCATGCGTCTCGATATTCCCGCAGGCACTGCCGTTCGCTTTGAACCTGGCGAAACAAAGACCGTGAACCTGGTGGAAATCGGCGGCTCTCGCGAAGGCCACGGCTTGAATGGCTTGGTGGAAGGCTTGATGGACGACGAAAAGATTAAATCCGCGGCGTTAGACAGGGCTTCTGCAGAAAAATTCGCAGGCGCATAA
- the ureC gene encoding urease subunit alpha: MYKISRKDYAQMYGPTVGDRVRLADTSLIVEVEKDYCVYGDEAKFGGGKSLRDGMGQAVPFKDEECLDSVITSALVIDSTGIFKADIGIKDGLIAGIGKAGNPHMMDGVTPGMIIGASTEAIAGEGLILTAGGIDTHIHFISPTQVRTALYSGVTTMVGGGTGPADGTNATTCTPGAFNIHRMLEAAEDLPINLAFLGKGNGSNPEPLREQIRAGAAGLKLHEDWGSTPKAIDTCLGVADEFDVQVSIHTDTLNEGGFVEDTISAFKGRTIHTYHTEGAGGGHAPDIIRAAAFPNVLPSSTNPTMPFTKNTIDEHLDMLMVCHHLDKNNKEDVAFADSRIRPETIAAEDVLHDMGIFSMMSSDSQAMGRVGEVITRTWQTADKMKKQRGTLETDTPRNDNNRVKRYVAKYTINPAITHGISKYVGSVEVGKIADLVLWRPDMFGAKPEMILKSGFICASKMGDANASIPTPEPVVYTDMFGAHGKALAKTCITFVSEYAFAHGIKEELGLSRTVLPVSNCRNIGKKDMVHNDRIAKLEVDPETYTVKVDGERITCEAATELSLARRYFLF, encoded by the coding sequence ATGTACAAGATTTCTAGAAAAGATTACGCTCAGATGTACGGCCCCACTGTTGGCGACCGCGTCCGTCTTGCTGATACCTCCCTTATCGTGGAAGTGGAAAAAGATTACTGCGTCTACGGCGACGAAGCGAAATTCGGCGGTGGCAAGTCCCTTCGCGATGGCATGGGTCAAGCCGTCCCCTTTAAGGATGAAGAATGCTTGGACTCCGTGATTACAAGCGCTCTCGTGATTGACTCCACTGGAATTTTCAAGGCCGATATTGGCATTAAGGACGGCCTGATTGCAGGAATCGGTAAAGCCGGCAACCCTCACATGATGGACGGTGTCACTCCCGGCATGATCATCGGAGCCTCTACCGAAGCCATTGCCGGTGAAGGCCTGATTTTGACTGCAGGCGGCATCGATACCCACATTCATTTTATTTCGCCCACGCAAGTTCGCACGGCCCTTTATAGCGGCGTCACCACCATGGTTGGGGGCGGTACAGGCCCTGCCGACGGAACCAACGCCACCACTTGTACGCCGGGCGCGTTCAACATTCACAGAATGCTGGAAGCAGCAGAAGACTTACCCATCAATTTGGCATTCCTCGGAAAAGGAAACGGATCTAATCCGGAACCTTTACGCGAACAGATTCGCGCAGGGGCCGCAGGCCTCAAGCTCCATGAAGACTGGGGTTCCACTCCCAAGGCAATCGACACCTGCCTCGGTGTCGCAGATGAATTTGACGTCCAAGTTTCGATTCACACGGACACTTTGAATGAAGGCGGCTTCGTAGAAGACACCATTTCTGCCTTTAAGGGGCGTACCATCCACACTTACCATACGGAAGGTGCGGGCGGCGGACACGCGCCCGACATCATTCGCGCGGCGGCCTTCCCTAATGTCCTGCCTTCTTCTACAAACCCCACCATGCCTTTCACGAAGAATACCATCGACGAGCATCTGGATATGCTGATGGTATGCCATCATCTTGACAAGAACAACAAGGAAGATGTGGCCTTCGCCGACTCCCGGATTCGTCCGGAAACGATTGCCGCCGAAGACGTTCTTCACGACATGGGTATTTTCTCGATGATGAGTTCTGACTCCCAGGCCATGGGCCGCGTAGGCGAAGTCATTACCCGCACTTGGCAAACTGCGGACAAGATGAAAAAGCAACGCGGTACTTTGGAAACGGACACGCCGCGCAACGATAACAACCGCGTGAAGCGCTATGTTGCCAAGTACACCATCAATCCGGCCATCACCCACGGAATTTCCAAGTATGTAGGTTCCGTTGAAGTGGGCAAGATCGCAGACTTGGTTTTGTGGCGTCCTGACATGTTCGGTGCAAAGCCCGAAATGATTTTGAAGTCCGGCTTTATCTGTGCTTCTAAAATGGGCGACGCCAACGCCAGCATTCCCACCCCGGAACCGGTGGTGTATACCGACATGTTCGGCGCCCACGGAAAGGCCCTGGCAAAGACTTGCATTACCTTCGTTTCGGAATACGCCTTTGCCCACGGCATCAAGGAAGAACTGGGACTTTCCAGAACGGTTCTTCCCGTAAGCAATTGCCGCAACATCGGGAAAAAGGACATGGTCCACAACGATCGAATTGCAAAACTGGAAGTCGATCCGGAAACTTACACCGTCAAGGTGGACGGTGAAAGAATCACCTGCGAGGCTGCCACAGAACTCTCCCTCGCCAGAAGGTATTTCCTCTTCTAA
- a CDS encoding urease accessory protein UreE: protein MIADKILGNLHRSSETPSKVVVDIPFEWFETDRHRILKIADDGTEVGIQIDENLSDGDVLAVTTEKIYAVRIKKSKLLHIPVKTMEEMGRLGFELGNRHLSLQIASDGITIPFDAPTFEYLVRLGFNPRIVEDVFADYIVCKAHGTTHSHDHSHEHHHDTEGHHHEH from the coding sequence ATGATCGCCGATAAAATTCTTGGAAACCTTCACAGGAGTTCCGAAACGCCCTCAAAGGTTGTCGTTGACATTCCCTTTGAATGGTTCGAAACGGACAGGCATCGCATTTTGAAAATAGCCGATGACGGCACGGAAGTTGGCATCCAGATTGACGAAAATCTTTCTGATGGCGATGTTCTTGCCGTTACGACGGAAAAAATCTACGCTGTCCGAATCAAGAAATCAAAGCTGCTTCACATTCCCGTCAAGACGATGGAAGAAATGGGCCGTTTGGGATTTGAATTGGGCAACCGCCATTTGTCTCTGCAAATCGCAAGCGATGGCATCACCATTCCCTTTGACGCACCCACCTTCGAATACCTCGTCCGCCTCGGTTTCAATCCTCGAATTGTAGAAGATGTCTTTGCCGACTACATCGTGTGCAAGGCTCATGGAACAACTCACAGCCACGATCATTCTCATGAGCATCATCACGACACCGAAGGCCACCACCACGAACATTAA
- a CDS encoding urease accessory UreF family protein, which produces MLATLRMIQICDSLFPIGAFTLSNGLETLIANKTITDGNALEEYVSGFLSILPYNDLGVMMLSYGHAHDMEFIKELDHFSMALKAPEEVRTGSRKLCSRFLKIYKEFEGATDRNYPALDNYRCAVLGDPSQTTSSSCIGNHAVAVGLFASDIGLDRDEAASIYTYSLLNAVVTNGVKMIPLSQMVGQKILSLNQKKILLAVQQAATLQMDDLGVGGIGIDIASMKHEELYSRLYMS; this is translated from the coding sequence ATGCTTGCCACCCTTCGGATGATTCAGATTTGCGATAGCCTGTTTCCTATTGGAGCCTTTACCCTCTCCAATGGTCTTGAAACATTGATTGCAAACAAGACCATCACAGACGGAAACGCCCTAGAAGAATACGTTTCCGGCTTTTTGAGTATCCTGCCCTACAACGATTTGGGCGTGATGATGTTGAGCTATGGCCATGCCCACGATATGGAATTCATCAAGGAACTGGACCACTTTTCCATGGCCCTGAAAGCCCCCGAAGAAGTCCGCACCGGTTCCAGGAAACTTTGCAGCCGGTTCCTTAAAATCTACAAGGAATTTGAGGGCGCCACGGATCGTAACTACCCGGCCCTCGATAATTACCGTTGCGCTGTTCTTGGGGACCCCTCCCAAACCACCTCAAGTTCCTGCATCGGAAACCACGCCGTTGCCGTCGGCCTTTTTGCTAGTGATATCGGCCTCGACAGGGACGAGGCGGCTAGCATCTACACCTATAGCCTTTTGAACGCCGTCGTGACCAATGGGGTCAAGATGATTCCCCTGAGCCAGATGGTGGGGCAAAAAATACTCAGTCTAAACCAAAAGAAAATCCTCCTGGCGGTCCAACAGGCCGCGACGCTCCAGATGGACGACCTTGGGGTCGGTGGCATTGGCATAGATATTGCAAGTATGAAACACGAAGAACTTTATTCACGACTTTACATGAGTTAA
- the ureG gene encoding urease accessory protein UreG, protein MSYVKIGVGGPVGSGKTALIERLTRKMSKEYSICVVTNDIYTKEDAEFLIKNSALPAERIVGVETGGCPHTAIREDCSMNLEAVDEMARRFPDVQIIFIESGGDNLSATFSPDLADASIYVIDVAQGEKIPRKGGPGVMRSDLLVINKTDLAPLVGASLEVMARDSERMREGRKFLFTNLMSMDGVDEVIAWIKKAVLFEGV, encoded by the coding sequence ATGAGTTACGTAAAAATTGGCGTTGGAGGCCCCGTAGGCTCCGGAAAGACCGCTTTGATCGAAAGACTTACTCGAAAAATGAGCAAGGAATACAGCATTTGTGTGGTCACTAACGATATTTACACTAAGGAAGACGCAGAATTCTTGATCAAGAATTCCGCATTGCCCGCCGAACGAATCGTAGGTGTGGAAACCGGTGGATGTCCCCATACCGCCATTCGCGAAGACTGTTCCATGAACCTGGAGGCTGTGGATGAAATGGCCCGCAGGTTCCCTGATGTACAGATCATTTTTATCGAAAGCGGTGGCGATAACTTGTCTGCAACATTCAGCCCCGATTTGGCGGACGCCAGCATCTACGTGATTGACGTGGCGCAAGGCGAAAAAATCCCCCGCAAGGGAGGCCCCGGCGTTATGCGTTCCGACTTGCTTGTAATCAACAAGACGGACTTGGCCCCACTGGTTGGCGCAAGCCTGGAAGTCATGGCCCGAGATTCGGAGCGCATGCGTGAAGGCCGCAAGTTCTTATTCACAAACCTGATGAGCATGGATGGCGTAGATGAGGTCATCGCATGGATCAAGAAGGCCGTTTTATTCGAAGGCGTTTAA
- a CDS encoding urease accessory protein UreD, with protein MMMAASAGLFGGDHFSLNLDFGAKSDATFLSQSYEKVFNTDGKIASKNITISVGEEAKVCYMPSPAIPFAGSHYQSEARVQIDPSAIFIYADIFTCGRTGMGEFFSMDKFQSKSRFYVGDKLVFADHTLIDPRKFDYAKIGFWQNYTHNGMMFVYCPKEGILDDLKKTIREKGKDVGGVTGVSHAGKGLVVRTLAMRGETIWDFFESVRNLYM; from the coding sequence ATGATGATGGCTGCCTCCGCCGGCCTCTTTGGAGGCGACCATTTCTCATTGAATCTGGATTTTGGCGCAAAAAGCGACGCCACTTTTCTTTCTCAAAGCTACGAGAAAGTTTTTAATACTGACGGTAAAATTGCTTCCAAGAATATCACAATAAGCGTAGGCGAAGAGGCTAAAGTCTGCTACATGCCTTCCCCCGCCATTCCCTTTGCCGGGAGCCATTACCAGAGTGAGGCAAGGGTCCAGATTGATCCCTCCGCCATCTTTATTTATGCAGATATTTTCACTTGCGGCCGCACCGGCATGGGTGAATTTTTTTCTATGGACAAGTTCCAAAGCAAAAGCCGATTTTACGTGGGTGACAAGCTGGTTTTCGCTGACCACACCCTTATAGACCCCCGTAAATTTGACTACGCCAAAATCGGTTTTTGGCAGAATTACACTCATAACGGAATGATGTTCGTATACTGCCCCAAAGAGGGAATCCTAGATGATTTGAAGAAGACTATCCGGGAAAAGGGCAAGGATGTGGGGGGTGTAACAGGCGTTTCCCATGCAGGAAAGGGTTTAGTGGTTCGAACCCTGGCCATGCGAGGGGAAACCATCTGGGATTTTTTTGAGTCTGTCAGGAATCTTTACATGTAA